TTTATTTACAGCCCTTAGGGCTATAAATATCAGGACCCTAAAATTTAATATacaaaaaagaatgaaaaatatacaataaataatttttaatctaaatagttattaataatatacaaaaaaaaaaagaatgaaaaatgtaaaatatgtaatttttaatctaaatagttatttgattaaaaaaaatctaaatagttattaataataataatactattaACATGTAAATTATTGAAATAGTTGAAATAGTAGGGTATgtatttatactaaaattacgTAACTTACTGaactttaaattttatttatgcaTATTTTAAGTTCAAATCATGGTTGTAAGAACAAAAGCAAACCGTTCGGTTCAACCAGTAATAATTCTGAACAGAGATAgttcaaattttttaatttttaaaaatcatcTAAAACCGCTCAAACCAACCGCTTGAACTGAAAATTTGATCTTTTTAGATTTCAAGCAtgtttatttataaaataatataaatataaatttaattatagtcGTAAGAACCAAACCGAACTGTCCAGTTCACCAGTTCTTTTTGATACCAAATTAGCGGGTCAAATATCagaaagaagaaaataatttgaaaagctCTATAAATTATAGATTCCACTAAGATTAGACACTTAAAATACTAAAACTCCATATGATGTTTATATTCATTTCTTGCTGCAAAGACATGCTTTAGCCATTGTTTCTAATGCAAATTATATCAACCGAATAGAAAATATTACATGCTAAGATAAAGTCTTCTGAAAACAAATTATATTATTTCACATCATTAATCATCTTCATATAGTCTAGAAATTCCAAGTCCTTCACTACCTGCACTCAAATGCCAAAAATCACAATTCAGGTTGTCTGTACCATAATCGTTTATATTATCTCATATGACTTATGATAGTACATGATGTAAAcacaataaaaatgataatagtATTAATCGGGTTATCTCTATATTTCGTAATATCGTATCAAAAATGCCATCTAGAAATGTCTTATAAAAATAAGACTTGCAAATGAATGCAACAGTATACCTCTCAAAAGCTCCATTCCTCGATCTCAAAAGCTCCAACCCTCGATCTCACGTTCACTTACTTCAAACTTCCAACAAATAAGATAAAAGGTCAAGGTCAATTTTCATGGCATAAAATCGGAAATTATATTCATTTTCTatagctaatatatatataatgaaacaaatttattatttaatggAGAATTCTTAGCTATAACATTATATATAAGAAATAGAAAGAGTTGTATAAAAATTTCATATATACCTTCAAATCCTTTAGTTTGTAAAGGACTGTTTGAAGATGATCTTCCATTATTTTGATCTTTTCAAGGCTCTCAACATTATAAGGATTCTTCCAATCCCTACCAAAAGTAAATTAATACATATTAATACagaatgtttctttttctttttatggggttttttttttttttttgtaagaggATAGGTTCGGATCCACAACCTCCCACCTCTTATTTCAGAGCTGTACCGAGCTATATTCCTTAGATACTACAAAGTGTTTCTAATGCATTAAAAGCGGAGAGACACAAACTATGATATTTCGATCAAAGCGagtaatatttaaataatataagACCAGACTATTATTATAATGTAACAGTAATAAAACATAAAGCAAACCTCAGAAGTTCTATCTTCTCAGCTAGTTTCTTTTTCAGCTCGTTCAGCTGTTGCGTCTGCACCTGTTTAAATTGGACACATTTTaagtatttaattaattttataatacAAAATTAAAGGACTACAAAGATTTCTCAATTTGAAaagaacatatatatacatactaaGTTGTTCGcgtctgcaaaaaaaaaaaaaaaaaaaaaaattacaaaaaacatatGGATAATACAAAATGCATGGTTAGGAATTAGAAAAgttctgcatatctatatctatatctatatatatatacctatcaATTGTATGGTTTTCTAGATCACCACCATCTAAGTCCAGCTTTGCATACGCCTTCTTAAGCGACTTTCAAATATAAAGGTTATATTaacatattaaatataaatctaaaaatgaaaatataattACTTTTCATTTAAGTAAATGCATACCTTCATAGTGTATGTCTTCCTGAAAATTTTAATAAGAATAACTTAGCAATTGAATGGGATATTGGCTGAATATTAATCATtgtaactaaaaatataaatattatgtaGAAATTGGTGATTTGTTTTTCAACAGAACTATTTATGCTGAAGTGATCAGTtccattaaattttaaaattcataaTTATTTGATGATGGAAGACAttataacaataataattgaaaagtaaatagaaaaaataacaaTTATCTTTTTGCTTTGTTTAAAACtataattgtttaatatttatataataacatAAAAGAGAGATAAGTCGCACCTTCGTTCTCGGTCTTCCAAAGACAATTTGCAAAGCTTGTCTAAGATAGCACTTAAATCTctgaaacattaaattcaaTAAATTAAGTTATATATTATACAAAAATCACATATTCTAATTTACCATATCACACATaaacatttatatatttaacctcTTGAGCCAGTTTTATATGCTTGTGAAACTCAATTAATggaaggataaataatttattaattcatGTATTGTTACCTAACACAATATTTAATCTTCTCTTTAactttttttgttcttttcaaacagtttagtctttttatccATTGGTGAAATCTCAACCATCAATTTTAGATAGATCAGGGGTGATCTAACCAAATAATAGGTAAGGGGATGAAAATAAGCATTTCGGAGAGATCAGGGGGCAAATGTTACTAAATAATAAGTCAGGGgccaaaaaccaaaattttGGAAAGATCAGGGGGCAAATATAATGAGATGGCTAAATAATAAGGAAAAAAAAGGATTACTTGTCATGGCCAACATAATGAGATGGCTTTCCCGTAGGAGAGAACATGACAACAGCTACATCAACATCACAGAGGATAGCAAGTTCTTTGGCCTTCTTCAAGAGTCCAACTTTCCTCTTTGAATATTTGATTTGTCTTGCCTTCACACTGTCCAATCTTGTTAT
The window above is part of the Euphorbia lathyris chromosome 3, ddEupLath1.1, whole genome shotgun sequence genome. Proteins encoded here:
- the LOC136223616 gene encoding agamous-like MADS-box protein AGL65; translation: MGRKKLQITRLDSVKARQIKYSKRKVGLLKKAKELAILCDVDVAVVMFSPTGKPSHYVGHDKDLSAILDKLCKLSLEDRERRKTYTMKVQTQQLNELKKKLAEKIELLRDWKNPYNVESLEKIKIMEDHLQTVLYKLKDLKFEVSEREIEGWSF